A window of the Fuscovulum sp. genome harbors these coding sequences:
- a CDS encoding protein meaA — protein MTPPKKEAPWLFRTYAGHSTARASNALYRNNLSRGQTGLSVAFDLPTQTGYDSDHELSRGEVGKVGVPVAHLGDMRTLFDQIPLDQMNTSMTINATAPWLLALYIAVAEEQGADISALQGTVQNDIIKEYLSRGTYICPPKPSLRMITDVAAYTQKHLPKWNPMNVCSYHLQEAGATPEQELAFALATACAVLDDLKGKVSAEDFPNMVGRISFFVNAGIRFVTELCKMRAFVDLWDEICETRYGVTDPKYRRFRYGVQVNSLGLTEQQPENNVYRILIEMLAVTLSKKARARAVQLPAWNEALGLPRPWDQQWSLRMQQILAYETDLLEYDDLFDGNPAIDRKVAELKDGARAELATIDGMGGAVAAIEYMKGRLVEANSDRLSKIESKETTVVGVNRWTEAAPSPLTAGDGSIMVADADAEHDQIERLQNWRATRDEAKVKAALDALRQACATGANVMPASIAAAKAGATTGEWGAVVRSAFGEYRAPTGVSRSPSNRTEGLEPIRDAVAAVSSKLGRQLKFLVGKPGLDGHSNGAEQIAARARDCGMDIHYEGIRLTPAEIVAAAVEQEAHVVGLSILSGSHIPLITETMERMRAAGLGDVPLVVGGIIPEEDAARLRAMGVAAVYTPKDFELNRIMMDIVGLVDRQAVAAE, from the coding sequence ATGACCCCGCCCAAGAAAGAAGCGCCCTGGCTCTTCCGCACCTATGCCGGTCATTCCACCGCCCGCGCCTCCAACGCGCTCTACCGCAACAACCTGTCGCGCGGCCAGACCGGCCTTTCGGTGGCCTTCGACCTGCCCACCCAGACCGGCTATGACAGCGACCATGAACTCTCGCGCGGCGAAGTGGGCAAGGTGGGCGTCCCCGTGGCGCATTTGGGCGATATGCGCACGCTGTTCGATCAGATCCCGCTGGATCAGATGAACACATCGATGACGATCAACGCCACCGCGCCCTGGCTGCTGGCCCTCTACATCGCCGTGGCCGAGGAACAGGGGGCCGACATCTCTGCCCTGCAAGGCACGGTGCAGAACGACATCATCAAGGAATACCTCTCGCGCGGGACCTATATCTGTCCGCCGAAGCCATCCCTCCGCATGATCACCGACGTCGCGGCCTATACGCAGAAGCATCTGCCGAAATGGAACCCGATGAACGTCTGCTCCTACCACCTGCAAGAGGCTGGCGCGACGCCTGAACAGGAACTGGCCTTCGCCCTTGCCACCGCCTGCGCCGTGCTGGACGATTTGAAAGGCAAGGTCAGCGCGGAAGACTTCCCCAACATGGTGGGCCGCATCTCGTTCTTCGTGAACGCAGGCATCCGCTTCGTCACCGAACTGTGCAAGATGCGCGCTTTCGTCGACCTGTGGGATGAGATTTGCGAAACCCGATACGGCGTCACCGATCCGAAATACCGCCGCTTCCGCTATGGCGTGCAGGTCAATTCCTTGGGCCTGACCGAACAGCAGCCCGAAAACAACGTCTACCGCATCCTGATCGAGATGCTGGCCGTGACCCTGTCCAAAAAGGCCCGTGCCCGCGCCGTGCAACTGCCCGCATGGAACGAAGCCCTCGGCCTGCCCCGCCCCTGGGATCAGCAATGGTCGCTCCGGATGCAGCAGATCCTCGCCTATGAAACCGACCTTCTGGAATATGACGATCTGTTTGACGGCAACCCCGCCATCGACCGCAAGGTGGCCGAGCTGAAAGACGGCGCCCGCGCCGAATTGGCCACGATTGATGGGATGGGCGGCGCGGTCGCTGCCATCGAATACATGAAGGGCCGTCTGGTCGAGGCGAACTCTGACCGCCTCTCAAAGATCGAATCCAAGGAAACCACCGTCGTCGGCGTCAACCGCTGGACCGAGGCCGCGCCTTCGCCCCTGACGGCGGGCGACGGGTCGATCATGGTGGCCGACGCTGATGCCGAACACGATCAGATCGAACGCCTGCAAAACTGGCGCGCCACCCGCGACGAGGCAAAGGTCAAAGCCGCCCTCGACGCCCTGCGTCAGGCCTGCGCCACAGGCGCAAACGTCATGCCCGCCTCCATCGCCGCCGCCAAGGCCGGGGCCACCACAGGCGAATGGGGGGCCGTCGTCCGCTCCGCATTCGGCGAATACCGCGCCCCCACCGGCGTGTCTCGCAGCCCCTCGAACCGCACCGAAGGGTTGGAGCCGATCCGCGACGCCGTCGCCGCCGTGTCGTCCAAACTGGGCCGCCAGCTGAAATTCCTCGTGGGCAAGCCGGGGCTTGATGGTCATTCCAACGGCGCCGAACAGATCGCCGCCCGCGCCCGCGATTGCGGCATGGACATTCATTACGAAGGCATCCGCCTGACCCCCGCCGAAATCGTGGCCGCCGCCGTGGAACAAGAGGCGCATGTCGTGGGCCTCTCCATCCTGTCGGGCAGCCACATCCCGCTCATCACTGAAACGATGGAACGGATGCGCGCCGCGGGCCTCGGCGATGTCCCCCTCGTCGTGGGCGGCATCATCCCCGAAGAAGACGCCGCCCGCCTGCGCGCAATGGGCGTGGCCGCCGTCTACACGCCCAAGGATTTCGAACTGAATCGCATCATGATGGATATCGTCGGCCTCGTGGACAGGCAGGCCGTCGCTGCCGAATGA
- a CDS encoding DUF1127 domain-containing protein translates to MLNQIRRFLDRLDQLKQVEALSDHDLYDLGMTRAQVTAFATMPADVPDRVTAMATIFGISNNELKANRADYLELLGTCANCNQRSKCARLLQDASLAQPADATFCPNAPAYSERVTITGATRAA, encoded by the coding sequence ATGCTGAACCAGATCCGCCGCTTTCTGGATCGTCTCGATCAACTCAAACAGGTCGAAGCGCTCTCTGATCACGATCTTTACGATCTTGGCATGACCCGCGCGCAGGTCACCGCCTTTGCCACCATGCCCGCCGATGTGCCCGACCGCGTCACCGCCATGGCCACCATTTTCGGCATTTCCAACAATGAGTTGAAGGCCAACCGCGCCGACTATCTGGAACTGCTGGGCACCTGCGCCAATTGCAACCAACGCAGCAAATGCGCCCGCCTGCTGCAGGATGCCAGCTTGGCCCAGCCCGCAGATGCCACCTTCTGCCCCAACGCACCGGCCTACAGCGAACGGGTCACCATCACCGGGGCCACAAGGGCCGCCTGA
- the deoD gene encoding purine-nucleoside phosphorylase, with the protein MTVHIGAKPGDIAETVLLPGDPYRARWAAQTFLQDAVLVNEVRGMLGYTGTWNGHRVTIHGTGMGMPSMSIYANELIRDYGAQTLIRIGSAGALQTHVKVRDIVLAQAASTLGTPSRSIFKELHFAPVADFTLLAAAHKGALARAIPTHVGGIYSSDTFYDERQDLSDQLQRHNCLCVEMEAAELYTLAARYNRRALAVLTISDHILTHEALPASDRERSFGDMVQIALEAAFTTT; encoded by the coding sequence ATGACTGTCCATATCGGCGCCAAACCCGGCGACATCGCCGAAACCGTCCTCCTGCCCGGCGATCCCTACCGCGCCCGCTGGGCCGCCCAAACCTTCCTGCAAGACGCCGTTCTGGTGAACGAGGTGCGCGGGATGTTGGGCTATACCGGCACCTGGAACGGCCACCGCGTCACCATCCACGGCACCGGCATGGGCATGCCCTCGATGTCGATCTATGCCAATGAACTGATCCGCGACTATGGCGCTCAGACCCTGATCCGCATCGGATCGGCAGGCGCGCTGCAAACCCATGTGAAGGTACGCGATATCGTTCTGGCGCAGGCGGCCAGCACGCTTGGCACCCCGTCCCGTTCCATCTTCAAGGAACTGCACTTCGCCCCCGTCGCCGATTTCACCCTGCTCGCCGCCGCCCACAAGGGTGCGCTGGCACGGGCCATCCCCACCCATGTCGGGGGCATCTATTCGTCAGACACCTTCTATGACGAACGCCAAGACCTGTCTGACCAACTCCAACGCCACAACTGCCTCTGCGTGGAAATGGAGGCCGCCGAACTTTACACCCTCGCCGCCCGCTACAACCGCCGCGCTCTGGCGGTGCTGACAATCTCGGATCACATCCTCACGCATGAGGCACTGCCCGCGTCCGACCGCGAACGCAGCTTCGGCGACATGGTCCAGATCGCGCTAGAGGCCGCCTTCACCACCACGTGA
- a CDS encoding NADP-dependent oxidoreductase: MKAARIHAYGDSDQIRVEDAPLPEIGPDDVLIRAVAASVNPVDWKIRRGYLEKMLPYDMPLTLGWDVSGIVESVGADVTSFKPGDAVYSRPDIRRNGTYAEYVAVRAREMALKPTTISHVEAASLPLVSITAWEALITTAGMQPGQRVLIHAGAGGVGSIAIQLAKAKGAHVTATASSGKAALVRSLGADEVVDYRDPAAFAAARDMDIVFDTIGGDTQDASWAMLKPGGFLVSITAPPSAERATAEGKRAGFVFIDPNAAILRDLADLVDAGQIRPLIGGEFRLDDAAKAQLASETGRTTGKIVIYTGQP; the protein is encoded by the coding sequence ATGAAAGCTGCCCGCATCCACGCCTATGGCGATTCCGACCAGATCCGCGTCGAAGACGCCCCCCTGCCCGAAATCGGCCCCGATGACGTGCTGATCCGCGCCGTCGCCGCCTCGGTCAACCCGGTCGATTGGAAAATCCGCCGCGGCTATCTGGAAAAGATGCTGCCCTATGACATGCCCCTCACCCTCGGCTGGGATGTGTCGGGCATCGTGGAATCCGTCGGCGCCGACGTCACCAGCTTCAAACCCGGCGATGCCGTCTATTCCCGCCCCGACATCCGCCGTAACGGCACCTATGCCGAATACGTGGCCGTCCGCGCCCGCGAAATGGCCCTCAAACCCACCACCATCAGCCATGTCGAAGCGGCCTCCCTGCCCCTCGTCTCCATCACGGCATGGGAGGCGCTGATCACCACCGCCGGCATGCAGCCCGGACAGCGCGTCCTGATCCATGCCGGTGCCGGCGGCGTCGGCTCCATCGCCATTCAGCTTGCCAAGGCCAAAGGCGCCCATGTCACCGCCACCGCGTCTTCGGGTAAGGCCGCACTTGTTCGCTCTCTCGGCGCGGATGAGGTGGTCGATTACCGCGATCCCGCCGCCTTTGCCGCCGCCCGCGACATGGACATCGTATTCGATACCATCGGCGGCGATACGCAGGATGCGTCCTGGGCCATGCTCAAGCCGGGTGGTTTCCTCGTGTCCATCACCGCGCCCCCCAGCGCCGAACGCGCAACAGCCGAGGGCAAACGCGCGGGCTTCGTCTTCATCGACCCGAACGCCGCCATCCTGCGCGACCTTGCTGATCTGGTGGACGCGGGGCAAATCCGCCCCCTCATCGGCGGCGAATTCCGGCTGGATGACGCGGCAAAGGCGCAACTGGCCTCGGAAACCGGCCGCACCACCGGCAAGATCGTGATCTATACCGGCCAGCCTTGA
- a CDS encoding gamma-glutamylcyclotransferase, producing MTAVMGSRVLHLTEALVARVERHEPECDGARGVPWIAEDAFARHAARLLAEAGEGPVWTFAYGSLIWKPAFEAADAVPCVLHGWRRSFCIHLESWRATPDQPGLMLALARGGSCRGMAYRLPDAGRLEAMEALLRREIGYEVDLASVRWLTVRGAAGVMRALVFYAAPLDPAIHICLPMEEQARRIARAAGHMGSCAAYLHHTVRHLEQLGIRDRYLWELQRLVAEEIAAL from the coding sequence ATGACGGCAGTCATGGGGTCTAGGGTGCTGCATCTGACCGAGGCGCTGGTCGCGCGGGTGGAACGGCATGAGCCGGAATGCGATGGCGCGCGCGGGGTGCCGTGGATCGCAGAGGACGCCTTTGCCCGCCATGCGGCGCGGCTCCTGGCCGAGGCGGGGGAAGGGCCGGTCTGGACCTTTGCCTATGGATCGCTGATCTGGAAACCTGCGTTCGAGGCGGCGGATGCGGTGCCTTGCGTGCTGCATGGCTGGCGGCGGTCATTCTGCATCCATCTGGAAAGCTGGCGCGCAACGCCGGATCAGCCGGGTCTGATGCTGGCCTTGGCGCGGGGGGGAAGCTGCCGGGGCATGGCTTACCGCCTGCCCGATGCGGGGCGCTTGGAGGCGATGGAGGCGCTGCTGCGGCGCGAGATCGGGTATGAGGTCGATCTGGCATCCGTCCGTTGGTTGACGGTGCGGGGGGCGGCGGGCGTGATGCGGGCGCTGGTGTTCTATGCCGCGCCGCTGGACCCGGCGATCCATATCTGCCTGCCGATGGAGGAACAGGCCCGGCGGATCGCGCGGGCAGCGGGGCATATGGGCAGTTGCGCGGCCTATCTGCACCACACCGTGCGGCATCTGGAGCAATTGGGTATCCGCGACCGGTATCTGTGGGAGTTGCAGAGGCTGGTCGCGGAGGAGATTGCGGCGCTTTAG
- a CDS encoding DUF1989 domain-containing protein, with amino-acid sequence MKIVTDHARPADADTRQGIAPVICYPVEGLPRPDLAPFRAARGGWERVAEVVVPARDARCFAVPAGHFFRITSIEGPQVGDLNLWAQGDLRARFYSGKTRALHGTHLSTGDRMWSSFPTLRPMATITDDSLDWYGFDAFGGAVHDVIGTRCDPYTHNLLSGGGQYHHCCHSNLTRALADWTGLPLREAEAHVHDVLNVFMCTGFTRDTGQYFMKASPVRPGDYLEFFAEIDLIGGLSACPGGDCSAEHSSDAARCHPLLVEVFRPLAPPAGWVAPGVNGYDGSHGV; translated from the coding sequence ATGAAGATTGTGACTGACCATGCCCGTCCTGCCGATGCCGATACGCGGCAGGGGATTGCCCCGGTGATCTGCTATCCGGTCGAGGGGTTGCCGCGCCCTGACCTTGCGCCGTTCCGCGCGGCGCGGGGGGGATGGGAGAGGGTGGCCGAGGTGGTGGTGCCGGCGCGGGATGCGCGGTGTTTCGCGGTGCCGGCCGGGCATTTCTTTCGCATCACCAGCATCGAAGGGCCGCAGGTGGGCGACCTGAACCTCTGGGCGCAGGGGGATTTGCGCGCGCGGTTCTATTCCGGCAAGACGCGGGCGCTGCATGGGACGCATCTGTCAACCGGGGATCGGATGTGGTCGTCCTTTCCGACGCTGCGGCCTATGGCGACCATCACGGACGACAGTCTGGATTGGTATGGGTTCGACGCGTTCGGAGGGGCCGTGCATGATGTGATCGGCACGCGCTGCGATCCCTATACCCACAACCTTTTGAGCGGGGGCGGGCAGTATCACCATTGCTGCCATTCCAACCTGACGCGGGCCTTGGCGGATTGGACGGGCCTGCCGCTGCGCGAGGCAGAGGCGCATGTGCATGATGTGCTGAACGTGTTCATGTGCACGGGGTTCACCCGCGATACGGGGCAGTATTTCATGAAGGCAAGCCCGGTGCGGCCGGGGGATTATCTGGAATTCTTTGCCGAGATTGACCTGATCGGCGGTTTGTCGGCCTGTCCGGGCGGGGATTGTTCGGCGGAACATTCATCGGATGCCGCGCGGTGCCATCCGCTGCTGGTGGAGGTGTTCCGGCCTTTGGCCCCGCCTGCGGGATGGGTGGCGCCGGGGGTGAACGGCTATGACGGCAGTCATGGGGTCTAG